In Plasmodium falciparum 3D7 genome assembly, chromosome: 13, the following are encoded in one genomic region:
- a CDS encoding alternative splicing regulator, putative — protein sequence MGDRDALNISAPDVIRLILQYLKENNLIRSFYVLQEESNIKLNAISNVDKLIRDINKGDWKNVLFNITTIDLSDETLMCFYEQLICELVEYNEKELAEKIMDECIIFKRMEKKYNDKYNKLIEIMNSKHINKNILYDGLTKDEKRNHLCNMITNEITTCAPSRLLALIGMALKWQAHHNIIKNKKDGYFDIFRNIEKDIINTIDVYPEKILKSIKFGKESNVECCISSYNNDYLITGSSDGFIEIWNWITGELNLDLEYQKQNNLMIHDNPIVTLCISKDDEILLSGDSKGLIKIWRIKTGICLKIINAHNDSLISIQFNNDQTQILTSSYDKSVKIFGLKSLKCLKEFRKHEDSVVHSAIYTLDNSKIICATDQGKIFIYNQKTLECITSFYVYFNKSENLIFPSLNNIILINKNLEDHILVCSKSPYCYIMNMKGKIIKTYTNTIDKDKDKDYDSPYFLYACISPNFKYVYCIAEDYNLYCFDYNTSKLLNQMKIHDKDILGIIHHNNQNIMASWSLDGKLNIIQ from the coding sequence atggGTGATAGAGATGCTCTGAATATATCAGCCCCTGATGTGATAAGAttaatattacaatatttGAAAGAAAATAACCTTATAAGAAGTTTTTATGTTTTACAAGAAGAAAGTAACATAAAATTGAATGCCATAAGTAATGTGGATAAATTAATTAGAGACATAAATAAAGGGGATTGGAAGAATGTTTTGTTTAATATTACTACGATTGATTTATCAGATGAAACATTAATGTGTTTTTATGAACAGTTAATTTGTGAATTAGtagaatataatgaaaaggaaCTAGCAGAAAAGATAATGGAtgaatgtataatatttaaaagaatggaaaaaaaatataatgataaatataataaattaatagagATAATGAATagtaaacatataaataaaaatattttatatgatggATTAACGaaagatgaaaaaagaaatcatTTATGTAATATGATAACTAATGAAATTACTACTTGTGCTCCATCCAGATTATTAGCCTTAATAGGAATGGCTTTAAAATGGCAAGCtcatcataatataataaaaaataaaaaagatggaTACTTTGATATATTTcgaaatatagaaaaagatataataaatactaTAGATGTATATCCagagaaaatattaaaaagtataaaattTGGAAAAGAATCTAATGTAGAATGTTGTAtatcatcatataataatgattatctAATTACAGGCTCTTCTGATGGATTTATTGAAATTTGGAATTGGATCACTGGAGAATTAAATTTAGATTTAGAATatcaaaaacaaaataatttaatgatACATGATAATCCTATTGTAACTTTATGTATAAGTAAAGATGATGAAATTTTATTAAGTGGTGATTCGAAAGGTCTAATTAAAATATGGAGAATTAAAACTGGGATTTgcttaaaaattataaatgctCATAATGATTCTTTAATATCTATTCAATTTAATAATGATCAAACACAAATATTAACATCATCATATGATAAATCTGTAAAAATATTCGGATTAAAATCattaaaatgtttaaaaGAATTTCGAAAACATGAAGATTCTGTTGTACACTCAGCTATTTATACACTAGATAATTCTAAAATTATATGTGCAACAGATCAAggcaaaatatttatatataatcaaaaaaCATTAGAATGTATAACttcattttatgtatattttaataaaagtgAAAATCTAATATTCCCATctcttaataatattattctaataaataaaaatttagaaGATCATATATTAGTATGTTCTAAATCACCCTATTgctatattatgaatatgaaaggaaaaattattaaaacgTATACAAATACTATTGACAAAGACAAAGACAAAGATTATGATTCGccatatttcttatatgcATGTATCTCTccaaattttaaatatgtgtATTGTATAGCAGaagattataatttatattgttttgaTTATAATACATCCAAATTATTAAATCAAATGAAAATACATGATAAAGATATACTTGGAATTatacatcataataatcaaaaCATTATGGCTTCTTGGTCCTTGGAC
- a CDS encoding ATP synthase subunit gamma, mitochondrial gives MLKPNFSSFMTRCSMLSWNTVEKKKFASDNLRSLSLRIKSVKSIQKITKAMKMVAASKFKGDQRRLEKCSNFSTPLVDVFNRLNKLDIHKKNEELAIIAISSDKGLCGSVNSSVSRLCKKLLENEQVNNELVDNITPNKIYLYGIGEKIRSALSRLHKDKFQVIYNEYNKIPINFLTCSYIAERIMNNNHSNIIIIYNHFKSAISFDTQILSVFSQKQLNKINKKELTHFEFEPEMDYIFKDIYQFYFTSILYNSIIQNLASEQSARMTAMDNASSSATDMLNALSLRYNRARQSKITLELIEIISGANAL, from the exons atGCTAAAACCTAATTTCAGTAGTTTTATGACGAGATGTTCCATGTTATCATGGAATACAGTTGAGAAGAAAAAGTTTGCTAGCGATAATTTAAGGTCTTTATCCTTACGAATAAAATCTGTTAAAtcaattcaaaaaataaccAAAGCTATGAAGATGGTTGCTGCATCAAAATTTAAAGGAGATCAAAGAAGACTAGAAAAGTGCAGTAATTTTTCTACCCCTTTAGTTGATGTGTTTAAtagattaaataaattagatatacataaaaagaaCGAAGAACTAGCTATTATAGCAATTTCTTCAGATAAAGGATTATGTGGTAGTGTAAATTCATCAGTATCAAgattatgtaaaaaattattagaaaatGAACAAGTTAATAATGAACTTGTTGATAATATAACaccaaataaaatatatctttatggTATAGGGGAAAAAATAAGATCAGCATTAAGTAGATTACATAAAGATAAATTTCAAGtcatatataatgaatataataaaatacctATCAATTTTTTAACTTGTTCATATATTGCAGAACGTATCatgaataataatcattccaatataataatcatatataatcattttaaaTCAGCTATATCATTTGATACACAAATCTTAAGTGTATTTTCACAAAAAcaattaaacaaaataaataaaaaagaattaactCATTTTGAATTCGAACCAGAAATGGATTACAtatttaaagatatatacCAATTCTATTTTACctccatattatataattctatCATTCAAAATTTGGCCTCCGAGCAG tcgGCTAGGATGACCGCTATGGATAATGCTTCTTCAAGCGCTACGGATATGCTTAATGCTTTATCCTTGAGATATAACAGAGCAAGACAG TCTAAGATTACTTTAGAACTTATCGAAATTATATCAGGGGCTAATGCTTTATAG
- a CDS encoding AP-1 complex subunit mu-1, which translates to MACISAIFIIDLKGKVIINRNYRGEVNVNLTEVFYNCVIDQEDNLIKPIFHVNGLTYCWVAHNNIYFLAVTRKNSNATLIIAFLYKLIQVLKDYFKVLEEESIKDNFVITYELLDEMIDNGFPQLSEVKILREYIKNKAHQLTVNNFKIPSALTNSVSWRSEGIKYKKNEIFLDVVESLNIIISSNGTVLRSEILGCLKMKSYLSGMPELKLGLNDKLLFNKNLNNYPNSSNNNLNNKTKLVELEDIKFHQCVRLSKFENDRTISFIPPDGIFNLMTYRLSTHVKPLFWLDINITKKSLTKIEYNVKAKSQFKNKSIANNVEFHLPVPADVDSPHFQTYIGTVKYYPDKDILIWKIKQFQGQKEYIMNAQFGLPSIVSNENKDLYYKRPVNVKFEIPYFTVSGITVRYLKIIEKSGYQALPWVRYITQNGDYQVRMS; encoded by the coding sequence ATGGCATGTATAAGCGCTATCTTTATAATTGATTTAAAAGGAAAAGTAATAATTAATAGAAATTATCGAGGAGAAGTAAATGTAAATTTAACAGAGGTGTTTTATAATTGTGTTATTGATCAAGAAGACAATTTAATAAAACCAATATTTCATGTTAATGGTTTAACATATTGTTGGGTAgctcataataatatatactttttagcAGTAACACGTAAGAATAGTAATGCTACATTAATTATagcatttttatataagctCATACAAGTATTAAAAGATTATTTTAAGGTATTAGAAGAAGAAAGTATTAAAGATAATTTTGTAATCACATATGAATTATTAGATGAAATGATTGATAATGGTTTCCCTCAATTAAGTGAAGTAAAAATTTTaagagaatatataaaaaataaagctCATCAACTAACagttaataattttaaaataccTTCAGCTTTAACAAATTCTGTATCATGGAGAAGTGAaggtattaaatataaaaaaaatgaaattttcTTAGATGTTGTTGAAAgcttaaatattattatatcttctAATGGAACAGTATTAAGAAGTGAAATTTTAGGATGCCTTAAAATGAAATCCTATTTATCAGGTATGCCTGAATTAAAATTAGGATTAAATGATAAActactttttaataaaaatcttAATAATTATCCAAAttcatcaaataataatcttaataataaaacaaaactaGTCGAATTAGAAGATATTAAATTTCATCAGTGTGTTAGATTATCAAAATTTGAAAATGATAGAACTATTTCATTTATACCACCTGAtggtatttttaatttaatgaCGTATCGTCTAAGTACTCATGTCAAACCATTATTCTGGCTAGATATTAATATCACAAAGAAATCCCTCACAAAAATCGAATATAATGTAAAAGCAAAATcacaatttaaaaataaaagcatAGCAAATAATGTAGAATTTCATCTACCCGTACCTGCTGATGTTGATTCACCACATTTTCAAACATATATAGGAACAGTCAAATATTATCCTGATAAAGACATACTAATATGGAAAATTAAACAATTCCAAGGAcaaaaggaatatattatgaatgcACAATTCGGTTTACCTTCCATTGTCTCAAACGAAAATAAAGATCTTTATTATAAGAGACCAGTAAATGTGAAATTTGAAATCCCTTATTTCACTGTCTCAGGTATTACAGTAaggtatttaaaaattatagaaaaaagTGGTTATCAAGCCTTGCCCTGGGTCAGGTATATAACGCAAAATGGCGACTATCAGGTCAGAATGTCCtag